The Streptomyces cynarae genome contains a region encoding:
- a CDS encoding patatin-like phospholipase family protein, whose product MSDTALVLGGGGPVGGAWLTGVLAGLTEAGIDLTGADVVIGTSAGAVFGSRLLSGVPAADLYERQLSGADAVRLPVTARQTVRFLWAALGSRDPQRSIERLARAALRAPTGPESDVFDTVGALLGDVRDWPERELRIAAVDARSGQTEVFDSDSGVTLLEAVAASCAVPVVWPPVTVAGRRWMDGGSRSTANLQLARGYRRVLAVVPVPRAVGPHPSAAQQAAELSDNGARVFLLSPDRAARRIMGRNLTDNTRRSAAARAGYAQARALSPSVTDLWQG is encoded by the coding sequence GTGTCCGACACCGCACTCGTGCTCGGAGGCGGCGGGCCGGTGGGCGGGGCCTGGCTGACCGGGGTGCTCGCCGGGCTCACTGAGGCGGGGATCGATCTCACCGGCGCCGACGTCGTGATCGGCACGTCCGCCGGTGCCGTCTTCGGATCCCGGCTCCTTTCCGGTGTCCCGGCTGCGGATTTGTACGAGCGCCAGCTCTCCGGAGCAGACGCGGTCCGTCTGCCCGTGACAGCGCGCCAGACGGTGCGCTTCCTCTGGGCGGCGCTGGGCTCCCGCGATCCCCAGCGGTCCATCGAACGCCTCGCCCGGGCAGCGCTGCGCGCCCCGACCGGCCCGGAGTCGGACGTCTTCGATACAGTCGGCGCGCTCCTGGGCGACGTGCGCGACTGGCCCGAGCGGGAACTCCGGATCGCCGCGGTCGACGCCCGGAGCGGACAGACCGAGGTGTTCGACTCGGACTCCGGAGTGACACTCCTCGAGGCGGTGGCGGCGAGCTGTGCCGTGCCCGTCGTATGGCCGCCGGTCACCGTAGCGGGCCGACGCTGGATGGACGGCGGCAGTCGCTCGACCGCCAACCTCCAGCTCGCGCGCGGGTACCGCCGGGTGCTGGCGGTCGTGCCGGTCCCCCGCGCGGTTGGGCCACATCCGAGCGCCGCACAGCAGGCCGCGGAACTGTCCGACAACGGGGCGCGCGTCTTCCTGCTGTCCCCGGACCGTGCCGCGCGCCGCATCATGGGCCGCAACCTGACGGACAACACACGCCGATCGGCTGCCGCCCGCGCGGGCTACGCTCAGGCGCGTGCACTGTCCCCTTCGGTGACCGACCTCTGGCAGGGGTGA
- a CDS encoding discoidin domain-containing protein: MTDQSDPSRHPSRRAIVTTGTSLLAGFGLSSVLPVATAVAAPDSAPVNSAATPGELALYRPVSVSSSAYAATPGSFVVDRLSSPGVRGSGWRAEGGDPQWIAVDLQGICEVAQVRLTFEADASDPVYTPPTTGNVHSGTTGKEIQSSFSLVFLVETSVDHKSWTTVYSTTAGTGGVVDIQLPRPVSARWVRMTSQKRSSPLPLGLNGFEVYGTADGHRPSVTGWTDWDTRHGEAPELTVADDGTVPVESGWRLTMDDWAGADGAGLSKTSVDTSTWLPATVPGTVLGSLVEQGKLPDPVAGLNNMRIPEALSRHSWWYKRDFELPRGLRTGVGRHLWLEFDGVNHKADVWLNGKQVGDLTYPFARAAFDVTRQLTESGENALAVKITPMPVPGSPGDKGPLGESWVDAGAQQMNLNSPTYLASSGWDWMPAVRDRAAGIWNHVRLRSTGHVVIGDARVDTVLPALPDVSVAELTIVVPVRNADTADHQATVTAAFDEVRTSKTVTVKAGESLDVVFTPDAFRQLRVRDPRLWWPNGLGEADLHDLTFAASVGGQESDRRTTRFGIRQFGYEYDVPLAFTASGDAYMQTVTFDRQQARHVRIRCLTRATSWGCSLWTLSVGDSTRPGTDLALHAHADASSTDQDSNGAANATDGDSGTRWSSVYEDDQWISVDLGSVQSFDRVDLTWEQAYAKTFIIQVSPNGSDWTDVKSVDNGAVPLPFNNGNASLQVEDFDRRTARYVRLNCGLRNTSWGNSLWSLSVVDHSEPGTDLALHQKATASTEESDHPASHATDGDPNTRWSSAYEDHQWIQVDLGSSRAFDRVAVVWETAYPKSYTIQVSDDGEQWTDVKSVSNTPDPLKISVNGVRVLARGGNWGWDELLRRMPAERMDAAVRMHRDMNFTMIRNWVGSSDREEFFAACDRHGILVWNDFPNAWGMDPPDHEAFNSLARDTVLRYRIHPCVVVWCGANEGNPPAAIDKGMREAVEQQVPGVLYQNNSAGGIITGGGPYGWVEPEKYFDPMTYGSRDFGFHTEIGMPVVSTAASTRNMTGDEPEWPIRGAWYYHDWSEHGNQAPQNYKAAIAARLGESGDLDDFARKAQFVNYENTRAMFEAWNANLWDNASGLMLWMSHPAWHSTVWQTYDYDFDVNGTYFGARSACEPLHVQADPVKWQVIAVNHTSADLRGATVAARLHDLSGRELGKSRTARVDVERAATAEVFTAGWTDDLPDLHLLRLTLEDSRGRELSRNTYWRYREAAALRSLNKVKQVRLTGAITGVSAEKPSGDRQELTAVIRNQGSAVAAMVRLSLLEDPHGRRVLPTLYSDNYLWLLPGESRTVRLSWPTAACSSRHPVLTAEAYNSPVATLRG; the protein is encoded by the coding sequence ATGACAGATCAGTCGGATCCGTCGCGCCATCCGTCGCGACGGGCCATCGTCACCACGGGTACCAGCCTGCTGGCCGGATTCGGCCTCAGCTCCGTGCTCCCAGTGGCGACTGCCGTTGCCGCACCCGACAGCGCGCCGGTCAACTCCGCCGCCACCCCCGGTGAGCTGGCGCTCTACCGGCCGGTCTCGGTCTCTTCGTCTGCCTACGCCGCCACCCCCGGCTCCTTCGTGGTCGACCGCCTCTCCTCCCCCGGTGTCCGGGGCAGCGGCTGGCGTGCCGAGGGCGGCGATCCGCAGTGGATAGCCGTCGACCTGCAGGGGATCTGCGAAGTCGCGCAGGTCCGCCTGACCTTCGAGGCGGACGCCTCCGATCCGGTGTACACGCCGCCCACCACCGGCAATGTGCACAGCGGCACCACTGGCAAGGAGATCCAGTCGAGCTTCTCCCTGGTCTTCCTGGTCGAGACGTCCGTGGACCACAAGTCCTGGACCACGGTGTACAGCACCACGGCGGGAACCGGTGGCGTCGTCGACATCCAGCTTCCCCGCCCGGTGTCCGCGCGATGGGTGCGCATGACCTCTCAGAAGCGCTCCAGTCCGCTGCCCCTCGGCCTCAACGGCTTCGAGGTGTACGGCACCGCCGACGGCCACCGCCCCTCGGTCACCGGTTGGACCGACTGGGACACCCGACACGGCGAGGCACCCGAGCTCACGGTCGCCGACGACGGGACCGTGCCCGTGGAGTCGGGCTGGCGGCTCACCATGGACGACTGGGCCGGCGCAGACGGCGCCGGTCTGTCGAAGACGTCCGTCGACACCAGCACCTGGCTGCCCGCGACCGTTCCCGGCACGGTGCTGGGCTCACTCGTGGAGCAGGGCAAGCTGCCCGACCCGGTGGCGGGCTTGAACAACATGCGCATCCCGGAGGCGTTGTCGCGCCACTCCTGGTGGTACAAGCGGGACTTCGAGCTGCCGCGCGGCCTGCGCACCGGCGTCGGCCGGCACCTCTGGCTTGAGTTCGACGGGGTCAACCACAAGGCCGACGTGTGGCTCAACGGCAAACAGGTGGGCGACCTGACGTACCCGTTCGCCCGTGCCGCTTTCGACGTCACCCGGCAGCTCACCGAGAGCGGCGAGAACGCGCTCGCGGTGAAGATCACGCCGATGCCGGTCCCCGGCAGCCCCGGTGACAAGGGTCCGCTGGGCGAGTCCTGGGTGGACGCCGGCGCGCAGCAGATGAACCTCAACTCCCCCACGTACCTGGCGTCCTCGGGCTGGGACTGGATGCCGGCTGTGCGTGACCGCGCGGCGGGCATCTGGAACCACGTCCGGCTGAGATCGACCGGGCACGTCGTCATCGGCGACGCGCGCGTGGACACCGTGCTGCCCGCGCTGCCGGATGTGTCGGTGGCCGAGCTGACCATCGTCGTTCCTGTCCGCAACGCGGACACCGCCGACCACCAGGCGACGGTCACGGCTGCCTTCGACGAGGTGCGGACGTCGAAGACCGTCACCGTGAAGGCAGGCGAGAGCTTGGACGTCGTCTTCACCCCGGACGCCTTCCGGCAGTTGAGGGTGCGCGATCCCCGACTGTGGTGGCCGAACGGTCTGGGCGAGGCCGACCTGCACGACCTCACGTTCGCCGCCTCGGTGGGCGGCCAGGAGAGCGACCGGCGCACCACCCGCTTCGGCATCAGGCAGTTCGGCTACGAGTACGACGTGCCGCTCGCGTTCACCGCGTCCGGCGATGCCTACATGCAGACCGTGACCTTCGACCGGCAGCAGGCCCGGCACGTCCGCATCAGGTGTCTGACCCGCGCCACGTCCTGGGGCTGCTCGCTGTGGACCCTGTCCGTAGGGGACAGCACCCGGCCGGGCACCGACCTCGCGCTGCACGCCCACGCCGACGCGTCCAGCACCGATCAGGACAGCAACGGCGCGGCCAATGCCACCGACGGTGACTCCGGCACCCGCTGGTCCTCCGTCTACGAGGACGACCAGTGGATCAGTGTCGACCTCGGCTCCGTCCAGTCCTTCGACCGGGTCGACCTCACCTGGGAGCAGGCGTACGCGAAAACCTTCATCATCCAGGTCTCCCCGAACGGCTCGGACTGGACCGACGTGAAGTCGGTGGACAACGGGGCGGTACCGCTGCCGTTCAACAACGGCAACGCCAGCCTCCAGGTCGAGGACTTCGACCGGCGGACCGCACGCTACGTCCGTCTCAACTGTGGTCTGCGTAACACGAGTTGGGGCAACTCTCTGTGGTCGCTCTCTGTCGTCGACCACAGTGAACCCGGCACCGACCTCGCCCTCCACCAGAAGGCCACCGCCTCCACGGAGGAGTCCGACCACCCGGCGTCGCACGCCACCGACGGGGACCCGAACACCCGCTGGTCCTCCGCCTACGAGGACCACCAGTGGATACAGGTGGACCTCGGCTCCTCGCGGGCGTTCGACCGCGTCGCCGTCGTCTGGGAGACCGCATACCCGAAGTCGTACACGATCCAGGTGTCCGACGACGGCGAGCAGTGGACCGATGTCAAGTCCGTGTCGAACACGCCGGACCCGCTGAAGATCAGCGTCAACGGCGTGCGCGTGCTGGCTCGCGGGGGCAACTGGGGCTGGGACGAACTGCTGCGCCGGATGCCGGCGGAGCGCATGGACGCGGCCGTGCGTATGCACCGCGACATGAACTTCACCATGATCCGCAACTGGGTCGGCAGCAGCGACCGGGAGGAGTTCTTCGCCGCCTGCGACCGGCACGGCATCCTGGTGTGGAACGACTTCCCCAACGCGTGGGGCATGGACCCGCCGGACCACGAGGCGTTCAACTCGCTCGCCCGCGACACCGTACTGCGCTACCGCATCCACCCCTGCGTGGTGGTCTGGTGCGGCGCGAACGAGGGCAACCCACCGGCCGCCATCGACAAGGGGATGCGCGAGGCGGTGGAGCAGCAGGTGCCCGGCGTGCTCTACCAGAACAACTCGGCGGGCGGCATCATCACGGGCGGCGGCCCCTACGGCTGGGTGGAGCCGGAGAAGTACTTCGACCCGATGACGTACGGCAGCCGCGACTTCGGCTTCCACACCGAGATCGGCATGCCCGTCGTCTCGACCGCGGCGAGCACCCGCAACATGACGGGCGACGAGCCGGAGTGGCCGATACGGGGCGCGTGGTACTACCACGACTGGAGCGAGCACGGGAACCAGGCGCCGCAGAACTACAAGGCGGCCATCGCGGCCCGCCTGGGCGAGTCCGGCGACCTGGACGACTTCGCGCGCAAGGCGCAGTTCGTCAACTACGAGAACACGCGCGCCATGTTCGAGGCGTGGAACGCCAACCTGTGGGACAACGCCTCCGGTCTGATGCTGTGGATGTCCCACCCGGCCTGGCACAGTACGGTCTGGCAGACGTACGACTACGACTTCGACGTCAACGGCACCTACTTCGGCGCCCGTTCGGCCTGTGAGCCGCTGCATGTGCAGGCCGATCCGGTGAAGTGGCAGGTCATCGCGGTGAATCACACGTCGGCCGACCTGCGCGGCGCCACCGTCGCCGCCCGACTCCACGACCTGTCCGGCCGGGAACTCGGCAAGAGCAGGACGGCCCGGGTGGACGTGGAACGGGCCGCCACCGCTGAGGTGTTCACCGCCGGGTGGACCGATGACCTTCCGGACCTGCACCTGCTGCGGCTGACCCTGGAGGATTCCCGGGGCAGAGAGCTGTCAAGGAACACCTACTGGCGCTACCGCGAGGCCGCCGCGCTGCGGTCTCTGAACAAGGTGAAGCAGGTGAGGCTGACCGGCGCGATCACCGGGGTGTCGGCCGAGAAGCCCTCCGGTGACCGCCAGGAGCTGACGGCGGTGATCCGCAACCAGGGCTCGGCGGTGGCCGCCATGGTCCGGCTCTCGCTGCTGGAGGACCCGCACGGCCGCCGTGTGCTGCCGACGCTGTACAGCGACAACTACCTGTGGCTGCTGCCCGGCGAGTCCCGGACGGTCCGCCTGTCCTGGCCGACGGCAGCCTGCTCGTCACGGCACCCGGTGCTGACGGCGGAGGCGTACAACAGCCCGGTCGCGACGCTGCGCGGCTGA
- a CDS encoding carbohydrate ABC transporter permease, producing the protein MAGSTAPSGSRVRRQLPTSPWLFAAPGFLVTGVFVLYPFLSTVVDAFTDRRTLIPGRFVGLANFRELLHDDMFWIGLRNSTLYVLGVVPALVVLPLLLALLVQKNIPGIAFFRSAFYTPVVASIVVVGLIWVWLLDERGLVNSLLETLGAGPVGFLSDQWLLLVSAMAVTVWKGLGYYMIIYLAALANVPRELHEAAAVDGAGAVRRFLTVTVPAVRSTMVLVAALSSVAAFKVFSEVYLMAGPSGGPAGEDTTLVMLVQRTGTGLTGRVGYASAISLVVFAVTVVLMLLVLRADRKDEA; encoded by the coding sequence ATGGCTGGTTCCACTGCTCCCTCCGGCTCCCGGGTGCGGCGTCAGCTGCCCACCAGTCCGTGGCTGTTCGCCGCACCCGGGTTCCTCGTCACAGGCGTGTTCGTCCTCTATCCGTTCCTCTCCACGGTGGTCGACGCGTTCACCGACCGGCGCACTCTGATACCGGGCCGGTTCGTGGGCCTCGCCAACTTCCGCGAGCTGCTCCATGACGACATGTTCTGGATCGGCCTGCGCAACAGCACGCTCTACGTCCTCGGGGTCGTCCCCGCGCTCGTGGTCCTGCCGCTGCTGCTGGCCCTGCTGGTACAGAAGAACATCCCCGGCATCGCCTTCTTCCGGTCCGCCTTCTACACCCCTGTCGTCGCCTCGATCGTCGTGGTGGGTCTGATCTGGGTGTGGCTGCTGGACGAACGCGGCCTGGTGAACTCGCTGCTGGAGACGCTCGGTGCCGGTCCGGTCGGCTTCCTCAGCGACCAGTGGCTGCTCCTGGTGAGCGCCATGGCCGTCACCGTGTGGAAGGGCCTCGGCTACTATATGATCATCTATCTGGCCGCGCTGGCCAACGTGCCGCGCGAACTGCACGAGGCGGCCGCGGTCGACGGCGCGGGCGCGGTCCGCCGCTTCCTCACCGTGACCGTGCCCGCCGTCCGCTCCACCATGGTGCTGGTTGCGGCCCTGTCCTCGGTCGCCGCGTTCAAGGTGTTCTCCGAGGTGTATCTGATGGCCGGCCCCAGCGGCGGTCCGGCCGGCGAGGACACGACCCTGGTCATGCTCGTCCAGCGCACCGGCACCGGTCTGACCGGCCGCGTCGGCTACGCCTCCGCGATCTCCCTCGTCGTCTTCGCCGTCACCGTGGTGCTGATGCTGCTGGTGCTGCGCGCCGACCGGAAGGACGAGGCATGA
- a CDS encoding alpha-mannosidase yields MHDDRSLVEARLKRVLDERIRPAVYPESVPLEVAVWHAPGEPVPVVEGLAAEPEPIEVGARWGAPWGTSWFRVTGTVPDAWAGRTVEALLDLGFDENMPGFQCEGLVYRPDGTPVKGLNPRNQWVRVGAPVAGGEEVRLHIEAASNPVILDYHPFLPTRLGDKDTAGSEPQYTLARMDLAVFDETVWQLVMDLEVLGELMAELPVDSARRWEILRAVEKALDAVDLQDVNGTAERARACLTDAMASPAVPSAHRISAVGHAHIDSAWLWPLRETVRKVARTTSNMTALIEDEPEFVFAMSQAQQWAWVKEHRPEVWARVKKAVADGRFVPAGGMWVESDTNMPGSEAMARQFVHGKRFFLDEFGIENDEAWLPDTFGFAAGLPQIIKAAGSKWLLTQKISWSQTNKFPHHTFRWEGIDGTRIFTHFPPVDTYNCSMKGSEIAHAARNFKDKGVARHSLAPTGWGDGGGGTTREMVAKAARLRDLEGSATVVWETPEEFFEKAEAEYPEPPVWVGELYLELHRATLTSQAKTKQGNRRSEHLLREAELWAASAAVRVGFPYPYEDLDRIWKTVLLHQFHDILPGSSIAWVHREARATYERIGAELNGIIGAAQRALAGEGTTELVFNSAPHERAGVPAGGAGTPAVEGVTALTPREGGGFVLDNGVLRIEVDARGLVVSAYDIEADREAIAPGSAANLLQLHPDFPNMWDAWDVDEFYRNTVTDLTEADEVAPGEDGVSVRIVRSFGDSRATQVLTLAPGERRLVLDTEVDWHETEKFLKLAFPFDVHAERYASETQFGHFFRPTHTNTSWEAAKFEACNHRFVHLEEPGWGAAVVNDSTYGHDVTRTVRTDGDRGTTTTVRVSLLRAPRFPDPETDQGVHRFRHALVPGATVGDAVREGWRLNLPERHVTGSGQVAPLVTVDQEAVVVTAVKLADDGSGDVVVRFHEAHGGRARATLTAGFEVAGVTVTDLLERPLDDDTAPAVEGERITVRLRPFQLVTLRLRRA; encoded by the coding sequence ATGCATGACGACCGCAGCCTGGTCGAAGCCCGGCTCAAGCGCGTCCTGGACGAGCGGATCCGCCCAGCCGTGTACCCCGAGTCCGTACCGCTCGAGGTGGCGGTGTGGCATGCGCCCGGCGAGCCCGTGCCGGTGGTGGAGGGACTCGCGGCCGAACCCGAGCCGATCGAGGTGGGCGCCCGCTGGGGTGCCCCGTGGGGCACCAGCTGGTTCCGAGTCACCGGTACCGTGCCCGATGCGTGGGCCGGGAGAACCGTCGAGGCCCTGCTGGACCTGGGCTTCGACGAGAACATGCCCGGCTTCCAGTGCGAGGGCCTGGTCTACCGGCCCGACGGCACCCCGGTGAAGGGCCTCAATCCGCGCAACCAGTGGGTGCGCGTCGGCGCGCCCGTCGCGGGCGGCGAGGAGGTGCGGCTGCACATCGAGGCCGCCTCCAACCCGGTCATCCTCGACTACCACCCCTTCCTGCCCACTCGGCTCGGCGACAAGGACACCGCCGGAAGCGAGCCGCAGTACACGCTGGCCCGCATGGACCTCGCGGTCTTCGACGAGACGGTGTGGCAGCTGGTGATGGACCTGGAGGTGCTCGGCGAGCTGATGGCCGAGTTGCCGGTGGACTCCGCGCGCCGCTGGGAGATCCTGCGCGCGGTGGAGAAGGCGCTCGACGCCGTCGACCTGCAGGACGTGAACGGCACGGCGGAGCGGGCCCGTGCCTGCCTGACGGATGCCATGGCCTCCCCCGCCGTGCCGTCCGCGCACCGCATCAGCGCCGTCGGGCACGCGCACATCGACTCGGCCTGGCTGTGGCCGCTGCGCGAGACGGTGCGCAAGGTGGCCCGTACGACGTCCAACATGACCGCGCTGATCGAGGACGAGCCGGAGTTCGTCTTCGCCATGTCGCAGGCGCAGCAGTGGGCGTGGGTGAAGGAGCACCGGCCCGAGGTATGGGCGCGGGTGAAGAAGGCTGTGGCGGACGGGCGGTTCGTGCCGGCCGGCGGGATGTGGGTGGAGTCGGACACCAACATGCCCGGTTCGGAGGCGATGGCGCGGCAGTTCGTGCACGGCAAGCGGTTCTTCCTCGACGAGTTCGGCATCGAGAACGACGAGGCATGGCTGCCCGACACCTTCGGCTTCGCCGCCGGTCTGCCACAGATCATCAAGGCTGCGGGCTCGAAGTGGCTGCTGACGCAGAAGATCTCGTGGTCGCAGACGAACAAGTTCCCGCACCACACCTTCCGCTGGGAGGGCATCGACGGCACGCGGATCTTCACGCACTTCCCGCCCGTCGACACCTACAACTGCTCCATGAAGGGCAGCGAGATCGCCCACGCGGCCCGCAACTTCAAGGACAAGGGGGTCGCCCGGCACTCGCTGGCACCCACCGGCTGGGGTGACGGAGGCGGCGGCACGACGCGTGAGATGGTCGCCAAGGCGGCGCGGCTGCGTGACCTCGAGGGTTCGGCGACGGTGGTGTGGGAGACCCCGGAGGAGTTCTTCGAGAAGGCCGAGGCGGAGTACCCCGAGCCGCCCGTCTGGGTCGGTGAGCTGTATCTGGAACTGCACCGCGCCACCCTGACGAGTCAGGCCAAGACCAAGCAGGGCAACCGGCGCAGCGAGCACCTCCTGCGGGAGGCGGAACTGTGGGCGGCCTCCGCCGCCGTACGGGTCGGATTCCCCTACCCGTACGAGGACCTGGACCGCATCTGGAAGACGGTACTGCTCCACCAGTTCCACGACATCCTCCCCGGCTCGTCCATCGCCTGGGTGCACCGTGAGGCGCGGGCGACGTACGAGCGGATCGGCGCGGAGCTGAACGGGATCATCGGGGCGGCCCAGCGCGCCCTGGCCGGTGAGGGAACGACCGAGCTGGTCTTCAACTCCGCGCCGCACGAGCGCGCGGGTGTGCCGGCAGGCGGTGCCGGCACACCGGCCGTCGAGGGCGTCACGGCGCTCACCCCGCGGGAGGGCGGCGGGTTCGTGCTGGACAACGGCGTGCTGCGGATCGAGGTCGACGCCCGGGGCCTCGTCGTGTCCGCGTACGACATCGAGGCCGACCGGGAGGCGATCGCCCCCGGCAGCGCCGCGAACCTGCTCCAGCTCCACCCCGACTTCCCGAACATGTGGGACGCCTGGGACGTCGACGAGTTCTACCGCAACACGGTCACCGATCTCACCGAGGCCGACGAGGTGGCGCCCGGCGAGGACGGCGTCTCGGTGCGGATCGTCCGGTCCTTCGGTGACTCCCGCGCCACCCAGGTGCTGACGCTGGCGCCGGGCGAGCGGAGGCTGGTCCTCGACACCGAGGTCGACTGGCACGAGACGGAGAAGTTCCTCAAGCTGGCCTTCCCGTTCGACGTGCACGCCGAACGGTACGCGTCCGAGACGCAGTTCGGGCACTTCTTCCGCCCCACCCACACCAACACCTCGTGGGAGGCGGCCAAGTTCGAGGCGTGCAACCACCGTTTCGTGCACCTGGAGGAGCCCGGCTGGGGTGCCGCGGTCGTCAACGACTCCACCTACGGCCATGACGTGACCCGAACCGTCCGCACCGACGGCGACCGCGGGACGACCACCACGGTCCGCGTCTCGCTCCTACGCGCCCCGCGCTTCCCGGACCCGGAGACCGACCAGGGCGTCCACCGCTTCCGGCATGCCCTGGTGCCGGGCGCCACGGTCGGGGACGCGGTGCGCGAAGGCTGGCGCCTGAACCTGCCGGAGCGGCACGTCACCGGTTCCGGCCAGGTCGCCCCGCTGGTGACGGTCGATCAGGAGGCCGTGGTGGTCACCGCGGTCAAGCTGGCCGACGACGGCAGCGGCGACGTGGTGGTCCGCTTCCACGAGGCCCACGGCGGCCGGGCCCGCGCGACGCTGACAGCAGGCTTCGAGGTCGCCGGTGTCACGGTCACCGACCTGCTGGAGCGCCCGTTGGACGACGATACGGCGCCGGCGGTCGAGGGTGAGCGGATCACCGTGCGGCTGCGTCCGTTCCAGCTGGTCACGCTGCGGCTGAGGAGGGCCTGA
- a CDS encoding carbohydrate ABC transporter permease: MSVIEKARPAHRPAPARASRSGLTDEHGRRVRAWELVVRYVLLLVVLALTIGPFLWQLSTSLKGPTEDIYSSPPSFLPAHPTLHNYARVADTIPVWEYALNSLKVAAGNVVTNCVGSALAGYALARLRYRGRRVATLVFILAMLVPAESIIIAQFTTMRELGLNNTLIGVVLPGCVAAMNVLLMRNAFLNLPFEIEEAAYVDGADVWQRFLRIALPSVKGTLAVVAIFAFMGAWDDFLWPLIVLSDPSKFTLTIGLNYLHGTFANDQRLVAAGTVIAVAPLIVLFACLQRYFFRGVGEGAVKG, encoded by the coding sequence ATGAGCGTGATCGAGAAGGCGCGGCCCGCCCATCGGCCGGCCCCGGCCCGTGCGTCCCGGTCCGGACTCACCGACGAGCACGGCCGCCGCGTTCGGGCGTGGGAGCTCGTCGTGCGCTACGTCCTGCTGCTCGTCGTGCTGGCGCTGACCATCGGCCCGTTCCTGTGGCAGTTGTCGACGTCGCTGAAGGGTCCGACGGAGGACATCTACAGCTCGCCGCCGTCGTTCCTGCCCGCCCACCCCACCCTGCACAACTACGCGCGGGTCGCCGACACCATCCCCGTGTGGGAATACGCCCTGAACTCGCTGAAGGTGGCCGCCGGCAACGTGGTCACCAACTGCGTCGGCTCCGCCCTCGCCGGCTACGCCCTGGCGCGGCTGCGCTACCGGGGGCGCCGCGTGGCCACCCTCGTCTTCATCCTGGCCATGCTGGTACCCGCGGAGAGCATCATCATCGCCCAGTTCACCACCATGCGGGAGCTGGGCCTGAACAACACGCTCATCGGCGTGGTGCTGCCCGGCTGCGTCGCCGCGATGAACGTGCTGCTGATGCGCAACGCCTTCCTCAACCTCCCGTTCGAGATCGAGGAGGCGGCGTACGTCGACGGCGCCGACGTCTGGCAGCGGTTCCTGCGCATCGCACTTCCCTCGGTCAAGGGCACTCTCGCCGTCGTAGCGATCTTCGCCTTCATGGGTGCCTGGGACGACTTCCTGTGGCCGCTGATCGTGCTCAGCGACCCGTCCAAGTTCACCCTCACCATCGGCCTCAACTACCTGCACGGCACCTTCGCCAACGACCAGCGCCTGGTCGCCGCGGGCACGGTCATCGCCGTCGCTCCGCTCATCGTCCTCTTCGCCTGCCTCCAGCGGTACTTCTTCCGTGGAGTCGGCGAGGGTGCGGTGAAGGGCTGA
- a CDS encoding TetR/AcrR family transcriptional regulator: MGDRSSVGRRDALRNRKLLMDKAREVFAEQGLDAPLDEIARRAGVGNATLYRHFPTRAALVDEVFQDALTETMAAGERARAAEDAWMGLTEYLRTVFTGLAADRGTNDLMTTNLEGVTSLEAIHAHNRGTIEELLRRGQEQSTIRPDLTTEDLLFALAALGRAVPALTTVAPDAWLRPLALLLDGLRAHPAAPPLPASALTSAQLGTVLLNLGPHRRR; this comes from the coding sequence ATGGGCGACCGTTCGTCGGTGGGGCGCCGCGATGCGCTGCGCAACCGGAAGCTGCTGATGGACAAAGCCCGCGAAGTCTTCGCCGAACAGGGCTTGGACGCCCCGCTCGATGAAATCGCCCGGCGGGCGGGCGTGGGCAACGCCACCCTCTACCGCCATTTCCCTACCCGTGCCGCGCTGGTCGATGAGGTCTTCCAGGATGCGCTCACCGAGACCATGGCGGCCGGCGAGCGGGCGCGAGCGGCCGAAGACGCATGGATGGGACTCACCGAGTATCTACGAACCGTGTTCACGGGCCTGGCCGCAGACCGCGGCACCAACGACCTCATGACCACCAACCTGGAAGGCGTCACTTCCCTGGAGGCGATCCACGCCCACAACCGCGGGACCATCGAAGAGCTGCTCCGGCGCGGTCAGGAGCAGAGCACCATCCGTCCGGACCTCACCACCGAGGACCTGCTCTTCGCCCTGGCAGCACTGGGCCGGGCTGTTCCCGCGCTCACCACGGTCGCTCCGGATGCCTGGCTCCGCCCACTCGCCCTGCTCCTCGACGGGCTTCGCGCGCACCCGGCCGCACCCCCTCTGCCCGCGTCGGCGCTCACCTCCGCCCAGCTCGGCACGGTGCTGCTCAATCTGGGCCCGCACAGACGGCGTTGA